One window from the genome of Musa acuminata AAA Group cultivar baxijiao chromosome BXJ1-4, Cavendish_Baxijiao_AAA, whole genome shotgun sequence encodes:
- the LOC135659161 gene encoding protein IQ-DOMAIN 32-like isoform X1, with translation MGKSSSSCFKIMGCGGRDAVDDDDLEPEEFFQAKTSSDTHRWSFRKKSSRQRVLRNTVISEPVSVCSSKQGQEVSNTNYHSLKYSSPVKAQVQERPIETSSSPSDVVNTEDRPSSDKSTDPVAPAFNDTDAIEVQSVIRGYLARKKFHKLRSIVKLQAAVRGHLVRRQAIGTLRCIQAIIRMQALVRARHACQLVEKFSPENTKFQGKGDSFEKSYKTSIKNLLSNGLARQLLETTPKTKAIYIKCDLSKSDSAWKWLERWMAVTSSGVGQQQEQNLNHISRPLEENAKMADSEPAKEIPLADSSVLSDSKFAPTELVMVSYGKSSSMTENTENFEFQTSEIAPENSSKSLLKDDVEHLELKIELLNTTVEDYTETWMVNEESLNSITDNKQLQPNPTSEILVETIPNKLECAKDSWSPSPESTSCEALENEGKKSVIGSRKPCNPAFVVAQPKFEELSSRSIVDQSVTPVSQIVASKSKTESQNIQVDSFSNSKEEISAESSMLHESIVQAAVSECGTEISLSSTLDSLDRSEMEGGEIVLEIGALEKQIHSTNADAENAFSISHLGGDEDGSRFSSPVADLNASVDSVQVDQQPAEPTISDGQTYLEGMIGQASSPQGTPRSHATATDLHGTPSSDVSVNAKKSKKDNSRHTHRQRSHLVGKRSPSNPNIDSDGKSSTENLTKGLRISMTHNSFGMAKTDHVDQEPRLSSSSSLPGYMQATASARAKAHVITSQKSSPDLNDIQPKKRHSLPIENGKQSSTPRIQRSASQAPQSTKGNGAHSPHNSTERRWQR, from the exons ATGGGGAAGTCCTCGAGCTCATGCTTCAAGATCATGGGCTGCGGCGGGAGGGATGCCGTTGACGACGACGATCTCGAGCCGGAAGAG TTTTTTCAGGCCAAAACTTCATCAGATACACACAGGTGGAGTTTCCGTAAAAAATCATCCAGGCAAAGAGTGCTAAGAAACACTGTGATCTCCGAACCCGTATCAGTTTGCTCTAGCAAGCAAGGCCAAGAGGTCTCAAATACTAATTACCACTCACTGAAGTATTCATCCCCAGTAAAAGCCCAAGTGCAAGAAAGACCAATTGAAACCTCTTCATCACCATCAGACGTAGTAAATACAGAAGATCGTCCATCTTCTGACAAAAGCACAGATCCAGTTGCTCCAGCCTTCAATGACACTGATGCTATTGAAGTTCAATCTGTTATAAGGGGATATTTG gccaGGAAAAAGTTCCACAAACTTAGGAGCATTGTCAAGTTGCAAGCTGCTGTACGTGGACATCTGGTAAGAAGACAGGCTATTGGAACTTTGCGGTGTATTCAAGCTATCATTAGAATGCAAGCGCTTGTAAGGGCTCGTCATGCTTGTCAATTAGTTGAAAAGTTTTCTCCAGAGAATACGAAGTTCCAG GGCAAGGGAGATTCTTTTGAGAAATCATACAAAACATCAATCAAGAATTTGCTTTCAAATGGGCTTGCTCGTCAG CTTTTGGAGACTACACCAAAGACAAAAGCCATCTACATAAAATGCGATCTATCAAAGTCTGATTCAGCATGGAAGTGGTTGGAGAGATGGATGGCTGTAACTTCATCTGGAGTAGGCCAGCAACAGGAGCAAAATCTCAACCATATTAGTCGGCCATTGGAAGAGAATGCTAAAATGGCAGATAGTGAACCAGCTAAAGAGATCCCACTTGCAGATTCATCAGTATTATCTGATTCAAAGTTTGCTCCAACAGAATTAGTCATGGTGAGTTACGGTAAAAGTAGTTCAATGACAGAAAACACTGAAAACTTTGAGTTTCAAACTTCGGAAATTGCCCCAGAGAATTCCTCCAAATCTTTACTTAAGGATGATGTAGaacatttagagctcaaaattgagcTTTTGAACACCACTGTTGAAGATTATACAGAAACTTGGATGGTCAATGAGGAAAGTTTGAATTCTATAACAGATAATAAACAATTGCAACCAAATCCAACTTCAGAAATATTAGTTGAGACTATACCTAATAAGCTTGAATGTGCAAAAGACAGCTGGAGCCCTAGTCCCGAAAGTACATCCTGTGAAGCACTGGAGAATGAAGGAAAGAAATCTGTTATTGGATCGAGGAAACCATGCAATCCAGCATTTGTTGTAGCTCAGCCGAAGTTTGAAGAGCTGAGTTCAAGATCAATTGTCGATCAGTCTGTTACTCCTGTTTCTCAAATTGTTGCATCAAAATCAAAAACAGAGAGCCAAAATATTCAAGTGGATTCGTTTTCAAACAGCAAAGAAGAAATTTCGGCAGAGAGCTCAATGTTGCATGAATCAATTGTTCAAGCTGCAGTTTCAGAATGTGGCACTGAAATATCTCTCTCCTCCACTCTTGACTCACTGGACAGATCTGAAATGGAAGGTGGGGAAATTGTTCTTGAAATTGGGGCCCTGGAGAAACAGATTCATTCCACCAATGCTGATGCTGAGAATGCTTTTAGTATTTCCCATTTGGGTGGTGATGAGGATGGCTCGAGGTTTAGTTCGCCTGTGGCCGACTTGAATGCTTCTGTTGACTCGGTGCAGGTCGATCAACAGCCAGCTGAGCCAACTATTTCAGATGGGCAGACTTATCTGGAAGGTATGATAGGGCAAGCTAGTTCGCCTCAAGGAACTCCAAGAAGTCATGCAACAGCTACTGATCTTCATGGAACCCCATCTAGCGATGTATCTGTAAATGCCAAAAAGAGTAAGAAGGATAATAGCAGGCATACCCATAGGCAAAGGTCTCATTTGGTAGGTAAAAGATCACCATCTAATCCAAATATTGATTCGGATGGAAAAAGTAGCACAGAAAATTTAACCAAGGGTTTGAGGATTTCAATGACGCATAACTCATTTGGGATGGCTAAAACCGATCATGTTGACCAGGAACCCAGGCTCAGTAGCAGTAGTTCTCTTCCAGGTTATATGCAAGCCACTGCATCTGCAAGAGCAAAAGCCCATGTAATTACATCTCAGAAGTCCAGCCCTGATTTGAATGATATCCAACCTAAGAAAAGGCATTCCTTACCTATTGAAAACGGAAAGCAGAGCTCAACCCCACGCATCCAAAGATCAGCATCCCAAGCCCCGCAGAGCACGAAAGGCAATGGAGCTCATTCTCCTCATAATTCTACTG AGAGAAGATGGCAAAGATGA
- the LOC135659161 gene encoding protein IQ-DOMAIN 32-like isoform X2: MGKSSSSCFKIMGCGGRDAVDDDDLEPEEAKTSSDTHRWSFRKKSSRQRVLRNTVISEPVSVCSSKQGQEVSNTNYHSLKYSSPVKAQVQERPIETSSSPSDVVNTEDRPSSDKSTDPVAPAFNDTDAIEVQSVIRGYLARKKFHKLRSIVKLQAAVRGHLVRRQAIGTLRCIQAIIRMQALVRARHACQLVEKFSPENTKFQGKGDSFEKSYKTSIKNLLSNGLARQLLETTPKTKAIYIKCDLSKSDSAWKWLERWMAVTSSGVGQQQEQNLNHISRPLEENAKMADSEPAKEIPLADSSVLSDSKFAPTELVMVSYGKSSSMTENTENFEFQTSEIAPENSSKSLLKDDVEHLELKIELLNTTVEDYTETWMVNEESLNSITDNKQLQPNPTSEILVETIPNKLECAKDSWSPSPESTSCEALENEGKKSVIGSRKPCNPAFVVAQPKFEELSSRSIVDQSVTPVSQIVASKSKTESQNIQVDSFSNSKEEISAESSMLHESIVQAAVSECGTEISLSSTLDSLDRSEMEGGEIVLEIGALEKQIHSTNADAENAFSISHLGGDEDGSRFSSPVADLNASVDSVQVDQQPAEPTISDGQTYLEGMIGQASSPQGTPRSHATATDLHGTPSSDVSVNAKKSKKDNSRHTHRQRSHLVGKRSPSNPNIDSDGKSSTENLTKGLRISMTHNSFGMAKTDHVDQEPRLSSSSSLPGYMQATASARAKAHVITSQKSSPDLNDIQPKKRHSLPIENGKQSSTPRIQRSASQAPQSTKGNGAHSPHNSTERRWQR, encoded by the exons ATGGGGAAGTCCTCGAGCTCATGCTTCAAGATCATGGGCTGCGGCGGGAGGGATGCCGTTGACGACGACGATCTCGAGCCGGAAGAG GCCAAAACTTCATCAGATACACACAGGTGGAGTTTCCGTAAAAAATCATCCAGGCAAAGAGTGCTAAGAAACACTGTGATCTCCGAACCCGTATCAGTTTGCTCTAGCAAGCAAGGCCAAGAGGTCTCAAATACTAATTACCACTCACTGAAGTATTCATCCCCAGTAAAAGCCCAAGTGCAAGAAAGACCAATTGAAACCTCTTCATCACCATCAGACGTAGTAAATACAGAAGATCGTCCATCTTCTGACAAAAGCACAGATCCAGTTGCTCCAGCCTTCAATGACACTGATGCTATTGAAGTTCAATCTGTTATAAGGGGATATTTG gccaGGAAAAAGTTCCACAAACTTAGGAGCATTGTCAAGTTGCAAGCTGCTGTACGTGGACATCTGGTAAGAAGACAGGCTATTGGAACTTTGCGGTGTATTCAAGCTATCATTAGAATGCAAGCGCTTGTAAGGGCTCGTCATGCTTGTCAATTAGTTGAAAAGTTTTCTCCAGAGAATACGAAGTTCCAG GGCAAGGGAGATTCTTTTGAGAAATCATACAAAACATCAATCAAGAATTTGCTTTCAAATGGGCTTGCTCGTCAG CTTTTGGAGACTACACCAAAGACAAAAGCCATCTACATAAAATGCGATCTATCAAAGTCTGATTCAGCATGGAAGTGGTTGGAGAGATGGATGGCTGTAACTTCATCTGGAGTAGGCCAGCAACAGGAGCAAAATCTCAACCATATTAGTCGGCCATTGGAAGAGAATGCTAAAATGGCAGATAGTGAACCAGCTAAAGAGATCCCACTTGCAGATTCATCAGTATTATCTGATTCAAAGTTTGCTCCAACAGAATTAGTCATGGTGAGTTACGGTAAAAGTAGTTCAATGACAGAAAACACTGAAAACTTTGAGTTTCAAACTTCGGAAATTGCCCCAGAGAATTCCTCCAAATCTTTACTTAAGGATGATGTAGaacatttagagctcaaaattgagcTTTTGAACACCACTGTTGAAGATTATACAGAAACTTGGATGGTCAATGAGGAAAGTTTGAATTCTATAACAGATAATAAACAATTGCAACCAAATCCAACTTCAGAAATATTAGTTGAGACTATACCTAATAAGCTTGAATGTGCAAAAGACAGCTGGAGCCCTAGTCCCGAAAGTACATCCTGTGAAGCACTGGAGAATGAAGGAAAGAAATCTGTTATTGGATCGAGGAAACCATGCAATCCAGCATTTGTTGTAGCTCAGCCGAAGTTTGAAGAGCTGAGTTCAAGATCAATTGTCGATCAGTCTGTTACTCCTGTTTCTCAAATTGTTGCATCAAAATCAAAAACAGAGAGCCAAAATATTCAAGTGGATTCGTTTTCAAACAGCAAAGAAGAAATTTCGGCAGAGAGCTCAATGTTGCATGAATCAATTGTTCAAGCTGCAGTTTCAGAATGTGGCACTGAAATATCTCTCTCCTCCACTCTTGACTCACTGGACAGATCTGAAATGGAAGGTGGGGAAATTGTTCTTGAAATTGGGGCCCTGGAGAAACAGATTCATTCCACCAATGCTGATGCTGAGAATGCTTTTAGTATTTCCCATTTGGGTGGTGATGAGGATGGCTCGAGGTTTAGTTCGCCTGTGGCCGACTTGAATGCTTCTGTTGACTCGGTGCAGGTCGATCAACAGCCAGCTGAGCCAACTATTTCAGATGGGCAGACTTATCTGGAAGGTATGATAGGGCAAGCTAGTTCGCCTCAAGGAACTCCAAGAAGTCATGCAACAGCTACTGATCTTCATGGAACCCCATCTAGCGATGTATCTGTAAATGCCAAAAAGAGTAAGAAGGATAATAGCAGGCATACCCATAGGCAAAGGTCTCATTTGGTAGGTAAAAGATCACCATCTAATCCAAATATTGATTCGGATGGAAAAAGTAGCACAGAAAATTTAACCAAGGGTTTGAGGATTTCAATGACGCATAACTCATTTGGGATGGCTAAAACCGATCATGTTGACCAGGAACCCAGGCTCAGTAGCAGTAGTTCTCTTCCAGGTTATATGCAAGCCACTGCATCTGCAAGAGCAAAAGCCCATGTAATTACATCTCAGAAGTCCAGCCCTGATTTGAATGATATCCAACCTAAGAAAAGGCATTCCTTACCTATTGAAAACGGAAAGCAGAGCTCAACCCCACGCATCCAAAGATCAGCATCCCAAGCCCCGCAGAGCACGAAAGGCAATGGAGCTCATTCTCCTCATAATTCTACTG AGAGAAGATGGCAAAGATGA
- the LOC135672562 gene encoding indole-3-acetic acid-induced protein ARG7-like — protein MEGCSKIRHIVRLRQMLRRWRMRATALSSLSRRRSGGAAPSDVPAGHVAVCVGSSSRRFVVRAAHLNHPAFRELLRQAEEEYGFSSHPGPLSLPCDESLFQDLLRLISSSSSFTDYDLEDFDNLPRTSSCCCHVGRWRPVADSLPLLHRHRLPREEASLVS, from the coding sequence ATGGAGGGATGCAGCAAGATCCGGCACATAGTACGGCTGCGGCAGATGCTGCGGCGGTGGAGGATGAGGGCGACGGCGCTGTCGTCGTTGTCGAGGAGGAGGAGCGGCGGAGCGGCGCCGTCGGACGTGCCTGCGGGGCACGTGGCGGTGTGCGTCGGGAGCAGCTCCCGGCGGTTCGTGGTGCGGGCGGCGCATCTCAACCACCCCGCTTTTCGGGAGCTGCTCCGCCAGGCCGAGGAGGAGTACGGATTCTCCTCCCACCCCGGCCCCCTCTCCCTCCCCTGCGATGAGTCCCTCTTCCAGGACCTCCTCCGCCTCATCTCCTCCTCTTCGAGCTTCACAGATTATGATCTCGAGGACTTCGACAATCTCCCCCGCACTTCTTCCTGTTGTTGCCACGTAGGACGGTGGCGGCCCGTTGCCGACTCACTGCCGCTTCTGCACCGCCACCGCCTTCCTCGCGAAGAAGCCAGTCTGGTGAGCTGA
- the LOC135672563 gene encoding protein SMALL AUXIN UP-REGULATED RNA 12-like: protein MVVKKQSKLVQTQVLKQMLKRCSSSGRGKGPPVDVPKGHFVVYVGTNRSRFIVPISYLDHPQFQGLLRQAEEEFGFHHHMGLTIPCDETVFRSLTSALK, encoded by the coding sequence ATGGTGGTCAAGAAGCAGAGCAAGCTGGTTCAGACTCAAGTACTGAAGCAGATGCTGAAGCGGTGCTCGAGCTCTGGGAGGGGGAAAGGGCCGCCGGTGGACGTTCCCAAGGGCCACTTCGTCGTCTACGTCGGCACGAACCGGAGCCGCTTCATCGTACCCATCTCCTACTTGGACCACCCCCAGTTCCAGGGCCTCCTCCGCCAGGCCGAGGAGGAGTTCGGCTTCCACCACCACATGGGCCTCACCATCCCCTGCGACGAGACCGTCTTCCGCTCCCTCACCTCTGCGCTCAAATGA
- the LOC103996961 gene encoding kinesin-like protein KIN-UB isoform X1: MASGSYRNGGPKPTSKLDRLPPSTAYSTPKPSAKPRPSAAPVPRRGGSVAPAAASAGKAGGDAGVPGRVRVAVRLRPRNAEETIADADFADCVELQPELKRLKLRKNNWESETYEFDEVLTEFASQKRVYEVVAKPVVESVLEGYNGTVMAYGQTGTGKTYTLGRLGEEDTAARGIMVRAMEDILADTSPETDSVSVSYLQLYMESIQDLLVPANDNIAIIEDPKTGDVSLPGATSVDIRDQKSFMELLRLGEVHRFAANTKLNTESSRSHAILIVHVKRSLKGRHDADHGFPSENGTNSTLVKSFRPPIVRKSKLVVVDLAGSERIDKSGSEGHTLEEAKSINLSLSALGKCINALAENSPHVPVRDSKLTRLLRDSFGGSARTSLVVTIGPSPRHRGETASTIMFGQRAMKVENMVKLKEEFDYKSLCRRLDIELDKLMAENERQRKDFEDEIERIRTEADSQVAEVEKGYNNTLENERLKYQQDNMDSIKKLEEKWMANVNRARVEHQNACLEKAPTTSSSADIVEVRQSLENEKILRQSTEEVVMNLKCEISHWKRLEAAGNSEIVKLRKMLDSEANQKHKLEEEIAILRSQLLQLSFQADETSRSLDRGESGKALTGFDSLVPQARHPQLRDSANGPKASIAKLFEQVGLQKILSLLESEDHDVRVHAVKVVANLAAEEANQDKIVEAGGLTSLLMLLRNSEDETIRRVAAGAIANLAMNETNQELIMAQGGIVLLSMTAADAEDPQTLRMVAGAIANLCGNDKLQMKLSVEGGIKALLGMVRCGHPDVLAQVARGIANFAKCESRASTQGNKVGVSLLIEDGALPWIVKNANHDASPIRRHIELALCHLAQHEVNAKDMINEGALWELVRISRDCSREDIRMLAHRTLISSATLRTELRRLHIEF; the protein is encoded by the exons ATGGCTTCCGGGAGCTACAGGAACGGAGGCCCCAAACCGACCTCCAAGCTCGACCGCCTGCCCCCCTCCACTGCCTACTCCACGCCCAAGCCCTCCGCCAAGCCCAGGCCCTCCGCCGCTCCCGTCCCTCGTCGTGGCGGCTCCGTCGCTCCTGCCGCTGCCTCCGCCGGCAAAGCCGGCGGCGATGCTGGAG TTCCTGGAAGAGTTAGAGTGGCTGTAAGACTTCGGCCTAGAAATGCAGAGGAAACAATAGCAGATGCAGATTTTGCGGACTGTGTTGAATTGCAGCCTGAG CTTAAAAGGTTAAAGCTCCGCAAGAACAATTGGGAGTCAGAAACCTATGAATTTGATGAAGTGCTGACAGAATTTGCCTCACAAAAACGTGTATATGAAGTTGTTGCAAAACCTGTTGTGGAG AGTGTTCTGGAAGGGTATAATGGTACAGTTATGGCCTATGGACAGACGGGTACTGGAAAGACTTATACTCTTGGAAGGCTTGGTGAGGAAGACACTGCAGCACGAGGCATTATGGTCCGTGCAATGGAAGACATTTTGGCAGATACATCTCCAGAGACCGATTCTGTTTCTGTATCATATTTACAG TTATACATGGAAAGCATACAGGACCTTCTTGTTCCTGCAAATGACAACATTGCCATCATAGAAGATCCAAAGACAGGGGATGTTTCACTACCAGGGGCTACCAGTGTAGATATTAGAGATCAAAAAAGCTTTATGGAGCTCTTAAGATTAGGAGAAGTGCACCGTTTTGCTGCTAATACAAAGCTGAACACCGAGTCATCTCGGAGCCATGCTATTCTAATT GTCCATGTTAAGAGGTCACTTAAGGGAAGACATGATGCAGATCATGGTTTTCCCAGTGAGAATGGTACTAATTCCACCTTGGTCAAATCTTTCAGACCGCCCATAGTTAGAAAAAGCAAACTTGTTGTTGTGGATCTTGCCGGTTCAGAGAGGATTGATAAGTCAG GAAGTGAGGGGCATACTCTAGAAGAAGCAAAGTCGATTAATCTATCATTAAGTGCTTTAGGCAAATGCATTAATGCACTTGCTGAAAATAGTCCACATGTTCCAGTTCGTGATTCAAAGTTGACAAGACTGCTTCGAGATTCATTTGGAG GCAGTGCAAGAACTTCGTTAGTGGTGACTATTGGTCCATCTCCTCGCCATAGAGGAGAAACTGCAAGCACCATAATGTTTGGACAAAGA GCAATGAAGGTGGAGAACATGGTGAAACTAAAGGAAGAATTTGATTATAAAAGCTTGTGCAGGAGGCTTGATATTGAGCTTGATAAGTTAATGGCAGAGAATGAAAGGCAAAGAAAAGATTTTGAAGATGAGATTGAGAGAATAAGGACAGAAGCTGACAGCCAAGTTGCTGAAGTTGAAAAAGGCTACAATAACACTCTTGAG AATGAGAGGCTAAAGTACCAACAAGACAATATGGACTCAATCAAGAAGCTTGAGGAGAAGTGGATGGCTAATGTGAATAGAGCCAGAGTAGAACATCAGAATGCGTGTCTAGAAAAG GCTCCAACAACATCCAGCTCAGCTGATATTGTCGAAGTCAGACAGTCACTCGAGAATGAAAAGATATTGCGACAATCTACAGAAGAGGTGGTTATGAACCTCAAATGTGAAATATCACACTGGAAAAGATTAGAG GCAGCTGGCAATTCTGAAATTGTGAAACTTCGCAAGATGCTGGACAGTGAAGCCAATCAGAAACATAAACTTGAAGAAGAAATAGCAATACTGAGAAGTCAGTTGTTGCAGTTAAGTTTTCAAGCTGATGAG ACAAGTAGGAGTCTTGACAGAGGTGAGTCTGGAAAAGCCTTAACCGGATTTGATTCCCTTGTACCACAAGCTAGGCATCCCCAGCTTAGAGATTCAGCAAATGGACCGAAGGCCTCAATTGCTAAACTTTTTGAACAAG TGGGTTTGCAAAAAATATTGTCATTGCTTGAATCAGAAGATCATGATGTTCGAGTTCATGCAGTGAAAGTTGTAGCAAACCTGGCAGCCGAAG AAGCAAACCAGGATAAGATTGTAGAAGCTGGTGGTCTTACGTCATTGCTGATGCTTCTAAGAAACTCAGAGGATGAGACTATACGTAGAGTAGCAGCTGGTGCAATTGCCAACCTTGCGATGAATG AAACCAACCAAGAGCTCATAATGGCTCAAGGTGGCATTGTCTTGTTATCTATGACTGCTGCTGATGCTGAGGACCCTCAAACACTTCGAATGGTTGCTGGAGCCATTGCTAATCTATGTGGAAACG ATAAGCTACAGATGAAGCTTAGTGTAGAAGGTGGCATTAAAGCCTTGCTAGGTATGGTTAGGTGTGGGCACCCTGATGTTCTCGCACAAGTTGCACGTGGCATTGCAAACTTTGCAAAATGTGAGTCACGAGCTTCTACTCAAG GAAATAAGGTGGGTGTATCTCTCTTAATTGAAGATGGAGCTCTTCCATGGATCGTAAAAAATGCCAACCATGATGCTTCACCTATAAGACGCCACATTGAGCTTGCACTGTGCCACTTGGCACAACATG AAGTCAATGCAAAAGATATGATCAATGAGGGAGCTTTGTGGGAACTGGTTCGCATCTCACGTGATTGTTCACGAGAGGATATTAGAATGCTGGCACACAGAACTCTGATCTCAAGTGCTACTCTCCGGACAGAATTGAGACGATTGCACATTGAATTTTAA
- the LOC103996961 gene encoding kinesin-like protein KIN-UB isoform X2 codes for MASGSYRNGGPKPTSKLDRLPPSTAYSTPKPSAKPRPSAAPVPRRGGSVAPAAASAGKAGGDAGVPGRVRVAVRLRPRNAEETIADADFADCVELQPELKRLKLRKNNWESETYEFDEVLTEFASQKRVYEVVAKPVVESVLEGYNGTVMAYGQTGTGKTYTLGRLGEEDTAARGIMVRAMEDILADTSPETDSVSVSYLQLYMESIQDLLVPANDNIAIIEDPKTGDVSLPGATSVDIRDQKSFMELLRLGEVHRFAANTKLNTESSRSHAILIVHVKRSLKGRHDADHGFPSENGTNSTLVKSFRPPIVRKSKLVVVDLAGSERIDKSGSEGHTLEEAKSINLSLSALGKCINALAENSPHVPVRDSKLTRLLRDSFGGSARTSLVVTIGPSPRHRGETASTIMFGQRAMKVENMVKLKEEFDYKSLCRRLDIELDKLMAENERQRKDFEDEIERIRTEADSQVAEVEKGYNNTLEAPTTSSSADIVEVRQSLENEKILRQSTEEVVMNLKCEISHWKRLEAAGNSEIVKLRKMLDSEANQKHKLEEEIAILRSQLLQLSFQADETSRSLDRGESGKALTGFDSLVPQARHPQLRDSANGPKASIAKLFEQVGLQKILSLLESEDHDVRVHAVKVVANLAAEEANQDKIVEAGGLTSLLMLLRNSEDETIRRVAAGAIANLAMNETNQELIMAQGGIVLLSMTAADAEDPQTLRMVAGAIANLCGNDKLQMKLSVEGGIKALLGMVRCGHPDVLAQVARGIANFAKCESRASTQGNKVGVSLLIEDGALPWIVKNANHDASPIRRHIELALCHLAQHEVNAKDMINEGALWELVRISRDCSREDIRMLAHRTLISSATLRTELRRLHIEF; via the exons ATGGCTTCCGGGAGCTACAGGAACGGAGGCCCCAAACCGACCTCCAAGCTCGACCGCCTGCCCCCCTCCACTGCCTACTCCACGCCCAAGCCCTCCGCCAAGCCCAGGCCCTCCGCCGCTCCCGTCCCTCGTCGTGGCGGCTCCGTCGCTCCTGCCGCTGCCTCCGCCGGCAAAGCCGGCGGCGATGCTGGAG TTCCTGGAAGAGTTAGAGTGGCTGTAAGACTTCGGCCTAGAAATGCAGAGGAAACAATAGCAGATGCAGATTTTGCGGACTGTGTTGAATTGCAGCCTGAG CTTAAAAGGTTAAAGCTCCGCAAGAACAATTGGGAGTCAGAAACCTATGAATTTGATGAAGTGCTGACAGAATTTGCCTCACAAAAACGTGTATATGAAGTTGTTGCAAAACCTGTTGTGGAG AGTGTTCTGGAAGGGTATAATGGTACAGTTATGGCCTATGGACAGACGGGTACTGGAAAGACTTATACTCTTGGAAGGCTTGGTGAGGAAGACACTGCAGCACGAGGCATTATGGTCCGTGCAATGGAAGACATTTTGGCAGATACATCTCCAGAGACCGATTCTGTTTCTGTATCATATTTACAG TTATACATGGAAAGCATACAGGACCTTCTTGTTCCTGCAAATGACAACATTGCCATCATAGAAGATCCAAAGACAGGGGATGTTTCACTACCAGGGGCTACCAGTGTAGATATTAGAGATCAAAAAAGCTTTATGGAGCTCTTAAGATTAGGAGAAGTGCACCGTTTTGCTGCTAATACAAAGCTGAACACCGAGTCATCTCGGAGCCATGCTATTCTAATT GTCCATGTTAAGAGGTCACTTAAGGGAAGACATGATGCAGATCATGGTTTTCCCAGTGAGAATGGTACTAATTCCACCTTGGTCAAATCTTTCAGACCGCCCATAGTTAGAAAAAGCAAACTTGTTGTTGTGGATCTTGCCGGTTCAGAGAGGATTGATAAGTCAG GAAGTGAGGGGCATACTCTAGAAGAAGCAAAGTCGATTAATCTATCATTAAGTGCTTTAGGCAAATGCATTAATGCACTTGCTGAAAATAGTCCACATGTTCCAGTTCGTGATTCAAAGTTGACAAGACTGCTTCGAGATTCATTTGGAG GCAGTGCAAGAACTTCGTTAGTGGTGACTATTGGTCCATCTCCTCGCCATAGAGGAGAAACTGCAAGCACCATAATGTTTGGACAAAGA GCAATGAAGGTGGAGAACATGGTGAAACTAAAGGAAGAATTTGATTATAAAAGCTTGTGCAGGAGGCTTGATATTGAGCTTGATAAGTTAATGGCAGAGAATGAAAGGCAAAGAAAAGATTTTGAAGATGAGATTGAGAGAATAAGGACAGAAGCTGACAGCCAAGTTGCTGAAGTTGAAAAAGGCTACAATAACACTCTTGAG GCTCCAACAACATCCAGCTCAGCTGATATTGTCGAAGTCAGACAGTCACTCGAGAATGAAAAGATATTGCGACAATCTACAGAAGAGGTGGTTATGAACCTCAAATGTGAAATATCACACTGGAAAAGATTAGAG GCAGCTGGCAATTCTGAAATTGTGAAACTTCGCAAGATGCTGGACAGTGAAGCCAATCAGAAACATAAACTTGAAGAAGAAATAGCAATACTGAGAAGTCAGTTGTTGCAGTTAAGTTTTCAAGCTGATGAG ACAAGTAGGAGTCTTGACAGAGGTGAGTCTGGAAAAGCCTTAACCGGATTTGATTCCCTTGTACCACAAGCTAGGCATCCCCAGCTTAGAGATTCAGCAAATGGACCGAAGGCCTCAATTGCTAAACTTTTTGAACAAG TGGGTTTGCAAAAAATATTGTCATTGCTTGAATCAGAAGATCATGATGTTCGAGTTCATGCAGTGAAAGTTGTAGCAAACCTGGCAGCCGAAG AAGCAAACCAGGATAAGATTGTAGAAGCTGGTGGTCTTACGTCATTGCTGATGCTTCTAAGAAACTCAGAGGATGAGACTATACGTAGAGTAGCAGCTGGTGCAATTGCCAACCTTGCGATGAATG AAACCAACCAAGAGCTCATAATGGCTCAAGGTGGCATTGTCTTGTTATCTATGACTGCTGCTGATGCTGAGGACCCTCAAACACTTCGAATGGTTGCTGGAGCCATTGCTAATCTATGTGGAAACG ATAAGCTACAGATGAAGCTTAGTGTAGAAGGTGGCATTAAAGCCTTGCTAGGTATGGTTAGGTGTGGGCACCCTGATGTTCTCGCACAAGTTGCACGTGGCATTGCAAACTTTGCAAAATGTGAGTCACGAGCTTCTACTCAAG GAAATAAGGTGGGTGTATCTCTCTTAATTGAAGATGGAGCTCTTCCATGGATCGTAAAAAATGCCAACCATGATGCTTCACCTATAAGACGCCACATTGAGCTTGCACTGTGCCACTTGGCACAACATG AAGTCAATGCAAAAGATATGATCAATGAGGGAGCTTTGTGGGAACTGGTTCGCATCTCACGTGATTGTTCACGAGAGGATATTAGAATGCTGGCACACAGAACTCTGATCTCAAGTGCTACTCTCCGGACAGAATTGAGACGATTGCACATTGAATTTTAA